The following proteins are co-located in the Betta splendens chromosome 9, fBetSpl5.4, whole genome shotgun sequence genome:
- the pnpla8 gene encoding calcium-independent phospholipase A2-gamma, whose amino-acid sequence MSRIRTTLDSVTKAVGSTDLISKFSRLKTSSSTKGENLLVKADTITSGNTAPDVPPESTMRKDEEEGGDKATGEEESDKPLQPVSEKPFIVSKRFTSGASEPCTSSAVAKPTKQLFHPTALLTNMDETYKTLALHINSYFGTNAQGEESGRRPQQQHRGNDEPVSTPDHIPVLSPVAQAKSADPAASPVPLRPPAEASSSSAPASAGAAQSVPKLTASPKKGFTRYLSYPRPSVQAFVGSYIAPLVPKFRADSKSIADDRGKSSVPAEERAVDAAETQDSEEQEAEKAKQQLRIQREKIIARVSVDNRTRGLVKGLQRVTDGKLLTARVEELSCHLLEFPETRGVAVKESVLPCLLRLRQATDPPLQAAVREALALLGYTEPVKGRGIRVLTIDGGGTRGLLALQTLNKLQTLTGKRIHQLFDYICGVSTGAILAFMLGIFQIPLEECEEMYRKLGSDVFKQNVIVGTVKMGWSHAFYDSEIWETILKERMGDGSMIESARDPNCPKVSAVSTIVNRGLPLKAYVFRNYTLMPGVRSHYLGDCKHKMWQAIRASSAAPGYFQEFVLGKDLHQDGGLLINNPTALAIHECKCLWPNTPLQCVLSLGTGRYETVGKNSPTYTSLKAKITNVISSATDTEEVHTMLDALLPPDTYFRFNPLMSEDIPLNENRAEKLNFLQSEGERYLARNEAKLKQAARVLCQEKSSIQRLAEWIKLKADMYHGVPFVSKL is encoded by the exons ATGTCACGGATCAGGACCACACTAGACAGTGTCACCAAGGCAGTAGGCAGCACAGACCTCATCTCCAAGTTCTCCCGCCTCAAGACCAGTTCTAGCACCAAGGGAGAAAACCTTCTGGTCAAAGCTGACACTATAACATCTGGCAACACCGCTCCTGACGTGCCACCTGAAAGTACAATGAggaaagatgaagaagaaggaggcgaTAAGGCCACAGGAGAGGAAGAGTCTGACAAACCACTGCAGCCAGTTTCAGAAAAACCCTTCATTGTCTCAAAGAGGTTTACGTCTGGTGCGTCTGAGCCCTGCACGTCCTCCGCCGTGGCTAAACCAACCAAGCAGCTGTTTCACCCAACGGCTCTATTGACCAACATGGATGAGACCTACAAAACTCTGGCTCTGCACATCAATAGTTACTTTGGCACCAATGCACAAGGAGAAGAAAGCGGTAGAAGGCcacagcaacagcacagaggaaaTGATGAGCCCGTTTCTACACCTGACCACATTCCTGTTTTGTCTCCAGTGGCACAAGCTAAGAGTGCTGACCCCGCTGCCTCGCCCGTGCCCCTCAGGCCTCCAGCAGAAGCATCCTCTTCCAGTGCTCCTGCATCAGCCGGAGCGGCCCAGTCTGTCCCTAAACTCACAGCCTCCCCAAaaaaaggcttcacccgctacCTGTCCTACCCCCGACCCAGCGTTCAGGCATTTGTCGGAAGCTACATTGCGCCACTCGTCCCTAAGTTCCGCGCCGATTCAAAAAGCATTGCAGACGATAGAGGCAAATCATCGGTTCCCGCTGAAGAGCGCGCCGTGGACGCTGCAGAGACGCAAGACAGCgaagagcaggaagcagaaaaaGCGAAGCAACAGCTGCGGATTCAAAGAGAGAAA ATAATAGCCAGGGTGAGCGTAGACAACAGGACCAGAGGACTAGTGAAAGGCCTGCAGAGGGTCACTGACGGGAAACTCCTCACCGCCCGGGTGGAGGAGCTCAGCTGCCATCTCCTGGAGTTCCCCGAGACGCGAGGCGTAGCCGTAAAG GAGAGCGTGCTGCCCTGTCTGCTGCGTTTGCGCCAGGCCACAGACCCTCCCCTTCAGGCTGCTGTGAGAGAAGCCCTGGCTCTGCTGGGCTACACTGAACCAGTCAAAGGCAGAGGGATTCGGGTCCTGACCATAGATGGAGGTGGAACAAG GGGACTGCTGGCCCTGCAAACCCTTAATAAACTGCAGACCCTGACTGGCAAGCGAATCCATCAGCTGTTCGACTACATCTGTGGAGTCAGCACAG gGGCCATTCTGGCCTTCATGCTTGGGATTTTTCAGATCCCCTTAGAGGAGTGTGAGGAGATGTACCGGAAGCTGGGCTCCGACGTGTTCAAGCAGAACGTCATCGTAGGAACGGTGAAGATGGGCTGGAGCCACGCTTTCTATGACAGTGAGATCTGGGAGACCATCCTCAA gGAACGGATGGGTGATGGGAGTATGATTGAGAGTGCCAGGGACCCAAATTGTCCTAAA GTGTCAGCAGTGAGCACAATCGTGAACAGGGGTTTACCTCTGAAGGCCTATGTGTTCAGGAACTACACGCTCATGCCAGGAGTGCGATCCCACTACCTTGGAGActgcaaacacaaaatgtgGCAGGCCATCAGGGCCTCGTCTGCCGCCCCAGGCTACTTCCAGGAATTTGTCCTGGGAAAAGACCTCCACCAG GACGGAGGGCTCCTTATAAACAACCCCACCGCGTTGGCAATCCATGAGTGCAAGTGTTTGTGGCCCAACACACCGCTGCAGTGCGTGCTGTCTCTGGGCACCGGACGGTATGAGACTGTTGGCAAGAACAGCCCAACGTACACGAGTCTGAAGGCCAAGATCACCAACGTCATCAGCAGCGCCACGGACACCGAGG AGGTGCACACCATGCTGGACGCCCTCCTGCCCCCCGACACCTACTTCCGCTTTAACCCCTTAATGAGCGAGGACATCCCGCTGAACGAGAACCGCGCGGAGAAGCTCAACTTCCTGCAGAGCGAGGGGGAGCGCTACTTGGCGCGCAACGAGGCCAAGCTGAAGCAGGCGGCCAGGGTGCTGTGCCAGGAGAAGAGCAGCATTCAGAGGCTGGCCGAGTGGATCAAGCTCAAGGCTGACATGTACCACGGCGTCCCATTTGTCTCCAAACTTTAA
- the avpr2l gene encoding arginine vasopressin receptor 2, like, protein METSGSNSSGKATDADGELRGRFALTRAVVLGLVFVFATCANVFFLDTLLKKRHTRTQLFLLHLCLADLVVAFFQVLPQFFVEITHRFRGTDFLCRVVKYLQVVGMFASAYMIVTLTIDRYHAVCKPMVSFLRSSFRRHLSIGAAWLISLVFSSPQLFIFSLQEVEENQFDCWATFIEPWGSRIYISWITLSVFVLPAVILLYCQMRICTTIYFNMKRKALQTGRASTKGVSNAMLKTVKMTFVIIMAYTVCWSPFFIVQLWSAWSPSSAPTKGPVFAIIMLLAGLNSCTNPWIYRYYC, encoded by the exons ATGGAGACCAGCGGCAGCAACAGCTCGGGGAAGGCGACGGACGCGGATGGAGAGCTGCGCGGACGCTTCGCGCTCACCCGCGCCGTGGTTCTGGGTTTGGTTTTTGTGTTTGCAACATGTGCCAATGTTTTCTTCCTGGATACACTTTTGAAGAAGCGACACACACGGactcagctgttcctcctgcaCCTGTGCTTGGCAGATTTGGTCGTGGCGTTTTTCCAAGTCCTTCCGCAGTTTTTCGTTGAAATTACGCACAGGTTCCGAGGCACCGACTTCCTGTGCCGCGTGGTAAAATACCTGCAGGTGGTGGGCATGTTTGCCTCCGCTTACATGATTGTGACTCTGACCATAGACCGCTACCACGCGGTTTGTAAGCCGATGGTTTCCTTCTTGAGGAGCTCATTCAGGAGACACCTCTCCATTGGCGCAGCCTGGCTGATCTCTCTGGTCTTCAGCTCTCCTCAGCTCTTCATCTTCTCTctccaggaggtggaggagaaccaGTTCGACTGCTGGGCGACATTTATTGAGCCGTGGGGGAGCAGGATCTACATCAGCTGGATCACCCTGTCAGTGTTTGTCCTGCCTGCAGTCATTTTACTCTACTGCCAAATGAGAATATGCACAACCATCTACTTCAACATGAAGAGGAAGGCGCTGCAGACGGGACGCGCCAGCACGAAGGGGGTGTCCAACGCGATGCTTAAGACCGTAAAAATGACGTTTGTCATCATCATGGCATACACGGTGTGCTGGAGCCCATTCTTTATTGTACAGTTGTGGTCTGCGTGGAGCCCAAGCAGCGCGCCCACTAAAG GTCCAGTGTTTGCCATCATCATGCTGTTGGCCGGTCTCAACAGCTGCACCAACCCCTGGATATACCGCTACTACTGCTAA